In Odocoileus virginianus isolate 20LAN1187 ecotype Illinois chromosome 12, Ovbor_1.2, whole genome shotgun sequence, the DNA window aacacatggCAAGCACCAGCGCCGAGCACAGAATGTGTCGTTTCTGTGTTGACCCCAACACGCTGCAGCCCGGAGGCCTCTGAGCCAGGCCACCTCTTCAGACCCCGGGAAGAAGCCTGTGAAAGTCCCAGCCAAGCCTGGATGGGGAGACTGGAGCGTACACAGACCTTGGTGCGCCTCCTACTACACACCCAGCCCTGGGTCCTGGGCCGACAGGGGCCCTGACCCTGCAAGGCTGATGCTAGCAATACACCCTGGAAGAGAACCAGCCATACTCCCTCAGCCAAGAAGTGGCGGAGCCTGGATGGATGCCCAGGTCTCTGAGGCATCTGTCCATCTGCCCCGAGGCATCTGGGTGAGCCCCAGGAAGCTCAGAAGGCCCCTGGGCTGGCTCCACCCTGGCACCCTGCCAGCCTCAGCCAAATACCTGCCTTGCAGGCCTGTTTCCCAATCTAGGACTGAAATGAGCCAGGGAGCTTGCTCTGGGCACTGTGTAGTGTCACTTCCTTGAAACCTTAGAAACAGAGGAAATGAGtgctcagagaggtcaagaacTCTGGGCGGTCACACAGCGTGGCAGCGAGCTGCATAATGCAcccattttatagttgagaacACAGGAGCAGGTCAAAAAGCTGAAGGAACATTTGACTCCAAAGGCCCACAGCCCTAAGCATCTGATGCACTGCCCCACGGAGAGCCAAGGAGAGTTCTCCGGCCGTGTCGTCTCCAGGGAGGCGGTGTGGGGAGCAGCAGGGCCCACAAGAGccctgggtttttctttttggaaaagcTGGGCACTCCTGAGCCAGACCCAAGGGCAGGCCTGGCCCTCAGGGTAGCTGCATTCTtcacctcctcccctgcccctccaccgCCTCTGCGTTCCACTTGACTCTCTCCTTCTGTGGATGTGAAACGTGAGGCTCCCGgagaggaggcctggggaggaggcCTGGGAAGGGGTCCTCCCAGCTGCGACCTTGAGGTCAGTCAGACGGCAACAGAGTGCCCGTGGAAACTGGAGGCGGAATTTTGCAGGTTTGAATCCCCACTCGTTGCTTctctgggcttcactggtggctcagatgataaagaacccatcttcagtgcaggagacctgggttcgatccctgggttgggaagatcccctagagaagggtaaggctacccactccagtattcttgcctggagaatccccatggacagaggagcctggcaagctacagtctgtgggttcacaaagagtcagacacaagtaagtgactaacactttcactttcagttattTCTGGGCCTTGTGACTGTCAGGAGGTCCCTCTCTCACAGAGCGGTCTCCAGGGGTGGTTGTGAAAATGAACCAGGAAATCACAGTTCAGGGCTCTGGAAGGAACCCTTCTGCCCTGTCTCGGCTGGCACCATGCCCAGGCCACGAGCTCGaggcttctctgtaaaatgggcttagGAGGTTTAAACAGACAATGCACGCAAGTCCTGGGAGGGGTGCTTGGAAGGGTAGGAGCAGTGCGGTGCAGGAGCCAGACACACCCTCCCCTAGGTGAGCCCAGGGCACACCCCCAAGTTCAAACACATCCTGTTGTGATTTCCAGtccctgtgtgtatctgtgtgtgtgcacgctaaattacttcagttgtgtccagttctttgtgacccgatggaccgtagcctgccaggctcctctgtccacggcattctctcggcaaggatactggagcgggtcacCATGCCATCGtacagcggatcttcccaacccaggggttgaacatgcgtctcttgcatctcctgcattggcagccgggttcttcaccactagggccacctggtaAGTCCTTCCAGTACCCACACCACCCAAATCCTCGGCAGGGCCAGGCAGGGTCGGCTCACACCCACCGATGATTTTCATGCCACAGCAAGCCCCCTTTCTCCAGGCCCAGACAAGTGGCTCGGGACTCCGCCGGGGTTCTTTGGCCTCAAAGGTATCACCCAGGAAGACGATGGTAAGGGACGTGGCACCAGGACCGGGCAGAGACATGGGGCCAGACAGACGCCTGGGCATCGCCAGATGGACACGGGCGGCGTTCAGCCCCGGGGGTCCGGAGCCCAGCGCGCGCATAAGCAGCGGAGAGAGGAGCGCAGGCCGCGCGCCCACCGCAGGAGGTGGGAGAGCGCGCCCAGGGGCGGAAGGGGCGCGCGAGGACCCTCGGGCACCGGAAGGGGTGCTCAGGGCGGTTGGCCGCGGCCCGGGGCGGCGGCGGCCGTTGGCGAGAGGCGGCCCGGGCCAGACGAGGTCGGCTGTCTGGCCCGGCCGCGGCCACCATGACCAAGGACTCGCCCAGCCCTGCGGACGGCGGCCGCGCAGCCTCCCAGAAGCCGGCGAATCCgggcccggcggcggcggcggcgctggAGGAGCAGCGGCGGGAGCTGGAGAAGCTGCGGGCGGAGCTGGAGGCGGAGCGGGCGCGCGGGCGGGAGGAGCGGCGGCGCTTCTCGGCCGGGGCGCGGCAGCTGCGACAGGAGGCGGAGCGAGAGCGGCAGCAGCTGGCGGACCACCTGCGCTCCCAGTGGGAGGCGCAGCGAAGCCGGGAGCTGCGGCAGCTGCGGGAGGACGTGCTGCGGGAGCGCGAGGCCGAGATCCGGCAGCTGCTTCGCTGGAAGGAGGCCGAGATGCGGCAGCTGCAGCAGGTGCTGCGCCGGGAGCGCGACGGCGTGGCGCGCCAGGCCCGGGAGCTGCAGCGCCAGCTGGCCGAGGAGCTGCTTAGCCGCGGCTACGGCGGCGGCCGCGCGCGGCCGCCCGACGACGCGGGCGCGCGGTGCCGGTGCCGCCTGCAGGAGGTCCTGGCTCAGCTGCGCTGGGAGACGCACGGAGAGCAGGCCTCGCGCATCCGCCACCTGCAGGCCGCGCTCGACGTGGAGCGCCGGCTGTTTCTCAAGTACATCCTGGAGCACTTTCACTGGAACCCCGCCCTGCCCAGCGCCCCCGACCCCCCTCTTCCATTGGGAAAGCCGCCCCGCGAGGCCGCCACCAAGGCCGCACGCGGACTCGGAGCCCGGGACAGCCTCAGCGCGGGCGTCCGCGCGCGCTCCCGCTCCCTCGATCGGGTTCCCGCGGCGCGCGCCCGCTCCCCCGACAGCCCGCTCCCGGCGCGCGCCCGCTCGCTCGACTCCCTGGCGCCGGAGGGTCCCCGCCCCTCGCTTGACGGCAGCCCGAGTCACCCCAGGGCCCCCGAGTCGTCCTCGCCAGACGCTTCCCTCTCGGGCTCCCTGAGAcccctgccgccgccgccgccgccaccatcGGAGCGCCAGACACCTAGCAACCTGCGAGAGGGGGAAGAGGCGGGGAGCCGGCCCCGCGAAGCCCCGAGCCCCCCACCGCCCGGCCCGGACCATCGCGAGCTGCTGAGGCGGAACTCGGAGCTGTCGGAGGCGCTGCAGGAGCTGGCGCGTCGCTGCTCCAGCCTCCGCGAGGAGAACCTACGGCTGCGGCGCTTGGGCCTCCCCGACGAGGCGGACGAGAAAGCAAAGCAGCTCAAGGGGAAGCGCGCCGAGCTGACCGGTCTCGCTCGGCGCCTGGAGGACCGGGCCCGCAAGCTGCAGGAGGCCAATCTGCGGGCCGTGAGCGCGCCGGTGCCCGGAGAGAGCCTCGCGGGCCTGGAGCTTTGCCAGGCCTTGGCCCTCCAGCGTGCACGGGGCCTGTCCGAGCAGGCGAGCGCGCTTCTGGCCAAGGACAAGCAGATCGAAGAACTGAGGCAAGAGTGCCACCTGCTGCAGGCGCGCGTCGCCTCGGGCCTCGGCCCGCTACTCGGAGAGGGCGCCGCCAGCGCCCAGTGGCTCAGCATCGGCGATCTGGACCGGCTGCAGCGCGAGTCCCAGCGGGAGGTGCTGCGCCTGCAATGGCAGTTGACGCTGCAGCAGGCCGCCGGCGGCGCCCGCGCGGGGGCGGGAGGCCAGAGCGCGTCCCGCGAGGCGGCGCGGCGCCAAGTGCAGGCGCTGGAGCGCCAGCTGAGCGCGCGGCGGCAGGAGTGCGAGGAGCTGGGCGCGCAGGTGGCGGCGGCGCATCGGCGGGGCCAGGAGGCCGAGGCGCAACTGCAGGTGGCGCTCCGCGAGGGCGCCTGGCTGGCCAAGGAGAACGCGCGGCTGCAGGCTCAGGCGGACTGGACGCGGAAGGTCGCGGCGGAGAACGAGGACGTGCGCGGGCAGCTGGGCCGCGCGTGCCGGCAGCGCGACGCCGCCGGCCTGCTGGCTGAACAGCTGCTGCAGCAGGTGGCGCAGAGGCAGGActggcagcagcagctgcagcgcgACCTGCAGAAGGTCCTGTGTGATCTCCAGGCTGCCCAGGACGAGATCTGGACGCTGCAGGGTCAGCCTGGCCACCCACCCAGGGACGACCCGGGGACCGAGCTGCAGCCAGGGCCTGCGAACCCGGCGTCCCCTCCGCCCAGCGGAGACAaacaggggaggaaggaagaccTCCTGCTGGAAAACCCAGCTGCCCTTGGGGAGCCAGCCCGGGGCCCCCAAGCTCCAGACTCCCGCAGCCAGCCTCTGGACTCCAGGCCCCAGCCCCAGAGAACCGGCTCCCAGTCGAATTCCTCCTCAGAGGTGGAGTCCACGTGGGCCACAGTGCCCTCCTGCCCTACTCTGGATGCCGACACAGCCAGCGAGGCTGAGGACCTGGAGCCGGACAGCCTGCCCTCGACCCTGGAGGCGGGGGGCTTGGAGGTCTCCGTGGCCACCCCCAAGCTCAAAATCTTCCTGGCTCGGTACAGCTACAACCCATTTGAGGGGCCCAACGAGCACCCTGAGAGTGAGCTGCCGCTCACGCCTGGGGCCCACGTGTACGTCTTCGGCGACATGGACAAGGACGGCTTCTATGAAGGGGAGCTTGAGGACGGCAGGCGGGGGCTGGTGCCTTCCAACCTGGTGGAGCAGATCCCCGACGGCGACATCTGGGGCTGCTTGCCCAGTGAGTCCCCAGACCGAGGCCCCACTCGGCTCCCGGCGGCTGGGCAGGGCCAAGCTTGGAAGGATGACCCCAGTCCCGGCTTCTTACCTGGGCAAGCCCAGACGGCAGTGAACAGAGAGCCGTGCCCAGTGGCGAGGGTGGGCTCTAGGATGGAAGTGGCAACAGAGGTCTCAGACACCACGATGGAAGCCAGCCGGCCGGGCGCCCAGGAGAGCAGGGACAGGCGGGGGTCCTCCAACTCTCCTCCGGGGACCATCAGGATCCCTCACACGGCCTGCGTGCACCTCCAGCTGCTGAGTGTCGCGGCCACGTCGGCCGAGGTCGCCTGGGTGGGTGGCAGCCACCCTCACACGGTGTACCTGGACAACCGGGAGCGTGCCCTGACCCCCATGGGCGTGAATGGCTACACCTTCCGCCACCTGCAGCCTGGCACGAGGCACCAGGCCCGGGTAGAGGTGCATCCCCCCTGCGACTCGCAGCAGGCCTGCCAAGAGGTGTCCTCCACCGTCACCTTCGAGACACCCTTGGCGGGGCCCCCCCACCCTCCGCTGGACGTGCTGGTGGAGCGCCACGCCTCACCGGGCCTCCTGGTGGTCAGCTGGCTCCCCGTGACCATCGACCCAGCTGGGTCCTCCAACGGAGTCCCGGTCACCGGGTACGCCGTGTATGCTGACGGGCTCAAGGTGGCGGAAGTGGCCGAGGCCACCGCGGGGAGCACGCTGCTGGAACTCTCCCAGCTCCCGCGGCCCGCGACGTGCCAGAAGATCTCAGTGAGAACCATGTCGCTCTGCGGCGAGTCCCTGGATTCCGTGCCCGCCCAGATCCCTCACGATTGCGTCACGTGTCTCCACTGGCCAGAGATGTCGCCCTTCAGCTACACCTGGGAACACCCGTCTGCTGTCAGCGGGAGCTTCCCCATCTGCCCTCGGAGGCTGGGTCCGGCATCCCTGAGTGCCAAGGCCCGCCCTCGTGCCCCCCGAAGCTGCGGGGAGCCCCGGGCCAAGTGTCGCGAAGCATTCCCTGAAGAACCCCCAAGGAGGTGGTCCCCGGAGACCAGACTGATTTCAGAAGGAGAAGGTCCCAGTGCAGGCTCAAGCAGCCAAGCCCAGGGGCCCGCGGAAGCCCGGAAGCCCTCCAGAAAGGACCAGCTCTTTGAGAAGCGTCCCCAGAACCACAGGCCACCTCTGCTCCGGGGCCAGCCCGGCGGGGAAGGGACCCAGGATCGGTGGGTGCTCACCAGCCCAAACCCTGCTCCGGGAGTCCTCCGTCTGTCCCCTGAGCCTGCGCCTGGCAACGAGCCGTGCCAGGAGAAGGCCACCTTTGGGAAAGTCCTCAGACAAAAGGCAGACGCCATCACGTCCATTCCTCCCAAGCCGGGCGGCAGCCAACAATCCGCGTCTGACTTCTGCGGCACTCGGCAGGAGGATGCGTGGGGTGCAGAGGGGCGAGAGCGAAGACCGGCACTCCATGGCCCGAGCACACGTGGTCAGGCTCTGGGGGCTGGGGCCGTGGGCCGGCTCCAGGGGCCTGGCTCGGCGCCCTGTCCTGCCCGGTCCAGCAAGGCCCTCGGGACACCCAGGGGTGCCACCCCGCCGCCGGGGACAAGCGTGGGTCCTCTGGCTgggatctttgtgaccctccCTGATTACGAGCCCCCGGCCGTGTCCACCACCCCCGAGGCTGCAGGGGGCGAGCTGGCCCTCCGGAAAGGGCGGCCACGGAGAGCGGGGCGCTCTCAGGACCCCCATAGCTTCTGTCACAGTGAATGCAGTGGGCTGGTGGGCAGCATCGCCGGTCACCTGGTGGCCGAGGTGGATGCGGGCAGGGAGTGGACTGATGGCCGTGGCAGGTGGCATTTGCCGGGGCACCTGGATGACTTCGGGGGGCTCGCTGGCCCTCAGGgctcctctcccctgccccaggggagCCCCGGAAGGACCTCCTCCTCACTCTGGACTCCAAAGACCATGGTGGCAGCTCTGGACTATGACCCGGGGGACTGGCTGGCAGGGGGCCCTGTGAAGGGCCAGCTGTCACTGAGGGCAGGGGATGTGGTCACGGTCCACGGACCCGTGGATGACAAGGGCTTCTACTACGGGGAATTGGGCGGCCACAGAGGCCTGGTCCCCGCCCACCTGCTGGACTACACGTCCCTCCAGGAGTGAGCACAGCACCCCGCCAAGGTGGTGGCTCCTGCCGCCTGTGCCCCACCTGGGCACCCACTGCCAGGGCCTCCTCACTTCGCGTGAGGCACCTGCTCCACACGCTGCTGCTCTGAACCCTCTGCCACCCCAGGCCTCAAAGGCAGCGAGGCCTATGTCTGAATGGAGCCATTTCTAGAAAGAACAAGCTGCTTCcgagaggctggtgggctggtgATTGCAGGTGTCTGGGCTATCCGGTCTGGTCCATCCATGTCTGGCCCTTTCTCAGCTCCATCCTCAGGACCCGTTTCCTTTGGGAGTTTAGCTTCTCTCAGCTGTTGCCTTGTATGAAAGTCTAAAGAAAAGCCtgcctctttaaaaaagaaaaaagtgaccaGAATGTTACTTTTCTATCTTCTGTTCAAATCCTTATTAAAAGggcatagaaacaaagaaaagagaattttaggAGTGAAGGCACAACCAAGGAGGCCAGCCCAGCCCCGCTCCCTCCCTGCCTGTCCCGGGGCCCTGGAGGGCTGCAGACATTTCCCccggggggagggtgggggagaagacCCTTTGGTGGGGGGTCAGCTCAGCCCTGGTCCCCACTGCAGTCAGAAGGGCACCGCCTCCGTGGGGGCAGAAGGGAGCAGCTGGATGCAGCTCGTTAAGGAGGGTAGGAGCCACGGGCAGGCTCTCGGGGGAGCTGGTGACTCAGGTCCGGAGGGTGCTGTCGCGCCGTCTCCGGGGCTGAGATGGGAACAGGGAGGGACAGGCCTGCGCGCCTCGCAGTGACCCACCCACCGTGTCCTCAGAGAGCGCGGGGAGCGGCCTGGGCGCCTcgtggtgcacacacacactcacccggCGTGAGCGGAAGCTCCGAGTCTCAGCCAGGGAGGAACCTGTCCCGAGCGCTATGCCCCCTGCCAGCTGCCCACACAGACACCAGCTTTCCAGTGAGAAGGCCAGCTCAGAGGCTCCTTGGCTAGTGAAATACCCATACCATAcactttaccatctcagccatttTCGAGTGTACAGTTCAGCCGTGCTAAGAACGTTCACGGTGTTGAGCAACCAGTCTCCAGGACATCTCTCCTTgccaaactgaaactctacccCCCGTTACACAACAtccccctgtcccctccctcagCCCTTGATGACCTCTAATCTTTCTGACTGGATGACTTTGACTCCTCTAGGGACACCGTGTCAGTGGACTTGGACCAGAAATCCGGGCTTTGCTGTCTGGCTTACCTCCCTGGGCACAACGTACTTGGGTTTCATCCGAGTGGTAGCAGGTGTCACAGTTCCATTCCTCCTTAAGGTTGAATTATCGTCCACtgaatggaccacattttgtgcatccattcatccatcagggTTGCTCCCCCCTGTTTTGTAAATCACGtggctgtgaacatgggtgtgcagaCATCTCTTGGCTTTCACAATCTTCCACAGTATCATTTCTTTGTGAGCTCACAACCCAGAACAGGACCTGAGGCCCGCCAGAACAAGAGAGCTGCTTGTGCATGAGAGGACTGCGCCTGGGCTCAGGTTGGGGGGCTTGGTGGGCTGCCCACAATCTGAGGGGGCATAGGTATGGTCCCCAGTTGCTGTGAGAGCAACAACAGTTTAGCCAGAGGACAGGAACTTAATCCAGCACCTTCAAAATTAAACACAGTAGCTGTGAatccgggcttccctggcggctcagatggtaaagaatctgcctgaaatgcaggagacccgggttcgatccctgggtagggaagatcccctggagaaaggaacggcaacccactccagtatcctggcctggagaatcccatggatgaggagcctggcgggctgcagttcacagggatcacagagagtcagacaggagtgagcaactaacactttgagcTGTCATTCCATGGAAACCTCACAGGTAACCTAGGGAGAATGATACCAGCCCCATTGTCCCATCAACTCTTTTTTAATCTCCTCCCCTGACCATCGCCCAGGGCCTCTCACCGCTCTCCAGTGCTGCGGAAGAGTCCCTGTCCTGGCCAGAAAGtggccccccgcccctccctccagaccccctccctccagccccgccTCCTTCCAGccgcccctccctccagccccgcctccctccagccccccagcccccctccctccagccccccagcctcaagccccgcctccccagccccctcccttcagccccgcctccctccagccccgcctcccttcagcccccacccctccctccagccccgcctccttccagctgcccctccctccagccccgcccagcccccctccctcctgccgcccctccctccagcccccctccctccagccctgccttcccccagccccccctctccagccccgcctccctccagcccccctccctcagccccgcctccctcccgccccgcctcccccagcccccctccagccgcccctccctccagcccccccagcccccctccctccagccccgcctccccagccccgcctccctccagccccgcctccccagccccctccctccaggaCCGCCTCCCTCCAGCCTCCCCCTCCAGCCGCCCACCCTGCTTTAACTTTTCTGCACCGCCCTCACCCAAGTCTGCTGTCACCCGTGGTTTTTCTCCGGCCAcgtcccacccccccccccccccctctccCCCCGCACTGGAACGGAAGCCCCGCCAAGGCAAGGACGGCTTCGGTCCTTCATTGCCCGGCGCCTAGTAGGGCCTCAATAGAGGCCTGCGGAAGGCAGGACTAGCAGGGCTCGACCACCCCTGTTTGTCGCTCCCTTGCAGGGCTCCGGGGGCGCTCACACCGGGCACCgggcctccccgccccccggAATAACCAGGCAGGGGCCCTGGGCGGCACAGGACACTCTGGCCCTGCTCTCGGGAGCAGAGGCAGGTGAGGGGGGGGTGTCCTGGGCAGTGGGAGCCGCGAAGGCCCCGGCCCCTGAGGCGAGTCAGGGATCGCACGCCCGGGGACGCACACTCTGAGCCGTGGCccaggcggggcgggggcggggctgggacacgtgcccacccaccccctgccGAAGAGGACCCCTCTCCCCAGGGCTTCCAGCCGGCCGCCGGGAGCTCTCTGACGCCGCCACCAGATGGCAGCACAGACGGCTGCTGCCCGGCTGCGCACCTGGGTCAGGACCGCCAGGAACCGGCTCCCAGACCCCCGCGGGCCCCGCCCAGACCTGCTCTCTGCCCGCCCTCTCCGCAGGGCACCCTGGAGAGCGCCCCCCCATGTACCACAGAGGCCATCCTTCCAGGGGCTTCGGGAGCAGCTTGAAAGCACACCCAAGCCTGCTCCAACACGCTTCCTGGCGTCCAGCAAACCCCAGCCTCCCCAAAGTCCCAGGAGGCATCAGTGTCTCAGCCCCGCAGGCTGGGGGGATGCAGGACCACCAAGCAGCCGTCCCGTGGACGCTGAGCGGGGGCTGTCcgagcctctgtctcctcatctggGGCCGGGCTGGGGCAGGAGTGTGTGGTCCAGGTTCAGGACTCATGAGAGCACGGAGGAAGTGGGCGCtggggatgggggcagaggtCCATGGCAGGGTGGACGTGGGCCCAGCTCTCTCCCCCGGGGCCCTGAAGCCTTTTGGGGGTCTGCAGGGACAGCCGGCACAGGTGTGAGCAGGTGAGCCGCTGGAGAcgggccccgcccctccctgaCTGACCAGGCCACCTGGAGGCCCAAGGCCTGTCCAGACCTGCCccaggagggaagaggggtggAGGGCCCGCTGGCCAGAGGGCAGAGGAAGCTTTGCAGTGGGCAGGCGGGCCAGGTCAggagggctctggagccagggTCACCGAACCTGTCCGGGCGCCAGCCACTTCTGCCCCGGGCCCTCTGGCCCGTGCTTGGCCCCTCACCAGCCTGGGCCTGCTGTCTGACGGGATGGGCTCGGGTTCCCCCTATCACCATCAAGGAGGCAAGAGCTGCGCCGCTTGCCTGCCTGAAGGTGACCGCAAGGCTCCTCTAGCCCTCCTTCAGGTTCCCGGCTGGGGACCCCCACCCCCGTCACACTGCGGCCCCCAGGGACAGCCCCTCCgtccctctctgcctctcagcGCCCGGCCCCCTTTCACCCTCTGCCAGCGTGCTCTTTCAGAACACGATGTTTGCTAACCTATCGCTTTCAGAATCCTTATATGAAATCCACATTCACAGCACGAGGTCACGATGTAAAAAGCTCGGAAATGCCCCTGAAGCCCATTTGAAGCTCATTCCAGCACCTTTCAGTGGTGCCTGGTCTCCCTGTCTCAGCTCCTGGAGGTCAGGtttggaggtggggttggggcTGCTTTCGAGGTCAGGGGTTCCACGGATGGTAGAGCCCCACAGGCCATCTCAGCTCTTGTAAAGCTGAGCACAGTGCCAGCTGAGGCCGGCCCCAGACCCCAGGCACGGAGGGTTTCTGGGGCCATGCTGACACCAGGGGTGCCCCAGTCCATCCCACCAGGCCAGTCAGCCTGCTAAATTCCAAGTGGCTGGTGTGGTTGGCCATGGATCTGTTCTGGGACGAAACACCCTGTATTTCGAAgttcccaaagaattgatgcttttgaactgtggtgctggagaagactcttgagcattccttggactgcaaggagctccaaccagtccatcctaaaggaaatcaaccctgaatattcattggaagaagtgatgaagatgaaactccaatactttggccacccaatgcaaagagccaactcattggaaaagaccccaatcctaggcaagattgaaggtgggaggagaagggggtgacagaggatgagatggttggatggcatcaccgactcaatggacatgagtttgaacaaactccaggagatggtgatggacagggaggcctggcgtgctgccatccataaggtcacagagagCCTGAGATGACTTgacgactgaacagcaaccactGTCAGGAGCCCTGGTCTTGGACACCTGGCTCTGGCTCGGGTGCCCCCTTGTGCTCTGAGCCATCTGGGCCTTTCTCTTGGGGTCCTCTGGGCCTGCCCACCTGGCTGGGCCTCCAGGACATCGACCTCAGCCTGCGGGACCCCCTGGGCCACATCCCCTCGGTCAGGGTGCGCTGGTCAGAGGGCGTCCGCCTGGAGGCCTGGACCCTCCGGCTCAGACCCTTTCTCCTATCATGGCCTTCCAGCGCCCACCACAGGTGTCCTTCAGCAGTGCCCTCCACCGCGTCTGGCGGCCCCAGGCTTCCCAAATCCACC includes these proteins:
- the LOC110140233 gene encoding RIMS-binding protein 3A-like, coding for MTKDSPSPADGGRAASQKPANPGPAAAAALEEQRRELEKLRAELEAERARGREERRRFSAGARQLRQEAERERQQLADHLRSQWEAQRSRELRQLREDVLREREAEIRQLLRWKEAEMRQLQQVLRRERDGVARQARELQRQLAEELLSRGYGGGRARPPDDAGARCRCRLQEVLAQLRWETHGEQASRIRHLQAALDVERRLFLKYILEHFHWNPALPSAPDPPLPLGKPPREAATKAARGLGARDSLSAGVRARSRSLDRVPAARARSPDSPLPARARSLDSLAPEGPRPSLDGSPSHPRAPESSSPDASLSGSLRPLPPPPPPPSERQTPSNLREGEEAGSRPREAPSPPPPGPDHRELLRRNSELSEALQELARRCSSLREENLRLRRLGLPDEADEKAKQLKGKRAELTGLARRLEDRARKLQEANLRAVSAPVPGESLAGLELCQALALQRARGLSEQASALLAKDKQIEELRQECHLLQARVASGLGPLLGEGAASAQWLSIGDLDRLQRESQREVLRLQWQLTLQQAAGGARAGAGGQSASREAARRQVQALERQLSARRQECEELGAQVAAAHRRGQEAEAQLQVALREGAWLAKENARLQAQADWTRKVAAENEDVRGQLGRACRQRDAAGLLAEQLLQQVAQRQDWQQQLQRDLQKVLCDLQAAQDEIWTLQGQPGHPPRDDPGTELQPGPANPASPPPSGDKQGRKEDLLLENPAALGEPARGPQAPDSRSQPLDSRPQPQRTGSQSNSSSEVESTWATVPSCPTLDADTASEAEDLEPDSLPSTLEAGGLEVSVATPKLKIFLARYSYNPFEGPNEHPESELPLTPGAHVYVFGDMDKDGFYEGELEDGRRGLVPSNLVEQIPDGDIWGCLPSESPDRGPTRLPAAGQGQAWKDDPSPGFLPGQAQTAVNREPCPVARVGSRMEVATEVSDTTMEASRPGAQESRDRRGSSNSPPGTIRIPHTACVHLQLLSVAATSAEVAWVGGSHPHTVYLDNRERALTPMGVNGYTFRHLQPGTRHQARVEVHPPCDSQQACQEVSSTVTFETPLAGPPHPPLDVLVERHASPGLLVVSWLPVTIDPAGSSNGVPVTGYAVYADGLKVAEVAEATAGSTLLELSQLPRPATCQKISVRTMSLCGESLDSVPAQIPHDCVTCLHWPEMSPFSYTWEHPSAVSGSFPICPRRLGPASLSAKARPRAPRSCGEPRAKCREAFPEEPPRRWSPETRLISEGEGPSAGSSSQAQGPAEARKPSRKDQLFEKRPQNHRPPLLRGQPGGEGTQDRWVLTSPNPAPGVLRLSPEPAPGNEPCQEKATFGKVLRQKADAITSIPPKPGGSQQSASDFCGTRQEDAWGAEGRERRPALHGPSTRGQALGAGAVGRLQGPGSAPCPARSSKALGTPRGATPPPGTSVGPLAGIFVTLPDYEPPAVSTTPEAAGGELALRKGRPRRAGRSQDPHSFCHSECSGLVGSIAGHLVAEVDAGREWTDGRGRWHLPGHLDDFGGLAGPQGSSPLPQGSPGRTSSSLWTPKTMVAALDYDPGDWLAGGPVKGQLSLRAGDVVTVHGPVDDKGFYYGELGGHRGLVPAHLLDYTSLQE